The Gammaproteobacteria bacterium genomic interval AGAAGTTTCCAGAGTTGTGGAGATGATTACCAAAATTGCAGAGCAAACCAATCTGCTGGCGTTAAACGCTGCCATTGAAGCCGCACGTGCAGGCGATCAGGGGCGTGGGTTTGCGGTGGTTGCTGACGAAGTTCGTAATTTGGCCAATATCACCAAAAACGCGACGATGGAAATTACCCAGGTGATGCAGGCGTTTGTGCAAGATACCGAAACGATGAATCAGCGTTCGGTACAAATGAAGCAGATTTCTACGGAATCAACCGTTGTGATTGGGAATTTTGAAGGTGACCTGAAAGGATTTTTACAATCGTCTAAGGATTCGGCTATTCGCCTGGTGCAAGCCAGAGATATTTGTTTCTCCACTCTGATGGAAATGGATCACGTTATTTATAAACAAAATGCCTATCGTTTGATTGAAGCGGGTCCCGGCTCGGATGAGTGGGAGGCTTCCAGCATTGATCATAACCACTGTCGTTTGGGCAAGTCCTATGAAGACAAGAAAGAATTGTATTCCAAGTCACATGCATTTCATGATTTGGAGCAGCCGCATGCGGAGTTTCACCAGTTGGTTATTAGCGTCATGGAATATTTGCAACGTGACGGCTGGAGTGAAGATGCCGCTGCGTTGGAAGAGATTAATCAGATCTACCGTGATATTGAAGCGGCCAGCAAACAAGTGCTGGATTATCTCGCCCGGGTGGCAAACGAAAGCATCAAGTAACGCTGTTCTTCTTTGAAATCAAGCGGAGCCTTTATTGCAAAGGCTCCGTTTTTTTACTTCAGCAGCCAGAGTCTGGAATGCGGAACGGATTCGCCGGCTTTAACTCGTTCAATGACGTTGTCCGATTTTCCATCCAGGATAACAATCTCGCCTTGCTCCGCATTGGAGGCAAAAACATGACTGGTTTTGCCTTGTGTCTGTAGGAAATCCAAAGTGCCTGTCGGTGAACCAAGATCGCATTCGTTAAGCAATACGAGTTTGGGCAGAGCGTTCATGTCGAAAGACAAAACCGTACTGGCTTTGCAGTTGGCGGTTTGTTCATCATTGCCGGAAGCCGATGTTGTTAAATACAACTTGCTTCCTTCCGGATTGAAGAAATATTTGCTGATGTAAATGTCCTGCAGGTTGATGCTGTCAGTGACTTTTTTCTCAACCACATCGTACACCGCCATCTTGGCGAACACATGGGCTGCATTGGTTTTACGATCAGCGCCACGGCCAATGATGTAGCGTCCTGAAGGTGAAACAAACAGGTTGCTATGACCTTTGAACGCAAAACGCTCCTCAATCTGGTGTGTGGCGGGATCAATGACGGCAACTGTTCCGTAGCCGTTGTTGAGATTGTAGATTTTGCCACTGATTGGCGAGTAGGCCAGACCATGAGGAAAGGAATTATTGGGTACGTCGATTTTGCCAGATTCTTCCTTGTCGGCTTCGCCCAGATTGATGGTGGCGATAACGCGCAAATAGTTGGCACTGTTGGGATCATTGTCAATGACAGACAGGGTGCCGTCTTTCAGGTTGCTGATGTAAGCCTGCTGGGGAACATTCGGTTTTTGCGCGGATGGATAGCTGAATGTTGCCTGATGATGACCGCGGCCAACACAGATCGTTGCCAGATACTTTGCCTGGCTGGAGTTGCTATTTTCGATGACGGTGACGGACGAGCCTTTGTCGCCACAGTTTAGCGTGTCATTGCCGGTTTCTTTGTCGCCGTCGTTCATCAACCAATCGCGGCCAGATTTAGGATCGGAATAAATGTGAGCGGCGAAAGCATCGGTAGGGAAAGCATTACCAAAACGCAGTTCTTTTGATTTGGGATCCAGGGTGATGACCTGGTGGGTTTCCGTGAGGCCAACAAAGATAGGCTTCAGATTTTTTTCCAGTGCGCTTTCGGCTTCAATCGGCAGGGCTTTGACATTCAGCTTGCCATGGTCACGGCTCAGGATGGCAATGGAGCCGGTTTTGCGATTGCCGGAATAATAGGCCAGCGTAAAGTTCTGTGAAGTTTGACTCATGTGTTGGTAATCCTGTGGTCAACGTCGGTTGGTTGGACAGCCGGTAAATTTTGCCTAACCCTAACATATCCTGGGCATAGGGTCATCTTCCAGTGGTGGCAAAATTCGTTGTCCGCCCAGTGGCGTTTGCAGCAATGGCGGGTGAGTTTTGGCTGAAATTTCGCCAATGATTTCGGCCATCTCGCCCAAGGGATGCATTTGCCAGCGTTTTAACAGCGCATCGGCTTGTTGAGCGGCGATCACGGCGATGACGCGGCCCTCGCAGGCCAGATGCCAGGGCTCCAGTCCCAGAATTTCACAAAAACTACGGACTTCCATACGCAGTGGAATGTGGTTTTGCTGCAGAACGATACCCAAATGGGTGGCCTGGAAAATTTCATACATGACACTGGCCAGGCCGCCGCGCGTTGGGTCACGCATAAAGCGCAGTCCGTCTAACTCGCTGAGACATTCAACCAGAGGGAATACGCTGGCACAGTCCGACTGCAACTGGCTGCTCAGGCCAAACTCTTCTCGCGCCATGAGTACGGTCGCGCCATGATCGCCAATGGGACCGCTGGCGACAATGACATCGCCGGGGCGAATGTGCTCCATGCCCAGCGATTGGGGGAGTATTTTTTCACCGATCCCGGTGGTGTTGAGATACACGCCACTGCCTTGGCCGCGGGGTACGACCTTGGTGTCACCGCACAGAATTTGTACTTGAGTTTGTTCCACCACGGCAGACAAATCGCTTAAAATCTGGCGCAAATCGGCTAATGGAAAACCTTCTTCAATGATCAGGGCAAGGGAGAGTGCGCGTGCCTTCGCGCCGGCAACGGCGAGGTCATTGACTGTGCCGTGGATGGCAAGCGAGCCGATGCTGCCCCCTGGAAAAAATAGCGGTTGCACGGTGTAGCTATCGCTGCTCATGTACAGTGGACCTGTCAGCGCAGGCAGCGGTGCTGCATCCATTTCAAGATTGGGTGGCTGACGCAAGGCGGATGCGATGACGTTTTTGATTAACGCCTGACTGTGAGTGCCACCGTTGCCCTGACTGAGGGTGATGAACTCACCGGGCGTCGTGTGCGTTAGCTTCGATGATTTGTCCAAAGGCAAGTCCGGCGTCATTGATCGGAATTTTCTTGGGATAATAGGCGCGGAATCCTGCTTGACGCAATCGGTTTATCAGCATTTCGCTTAATCGCCTGTTTTGAAACACGCCACCGCAAACACCGATCGCTCTATCGCCGTACTGTTGGCAGAACATTTGTACTTGCTGCAGCGCCATTTCCACCAGCGAGTTGTGAAATATTGCCGCACGTTGGCAGCGCATCAGTGCCTGATCTTGCAATACGGACAGCAGTGGTTCCCAATCGATGAGCCAATATCCTTGATGCAGATAAAGCGGCAATGGGACAACGTCGTTGTCATCGCAACACATGGCTTCCAGCATCATCGCTGCTTGGCTTTCATAACTGGCTTGTGAACAAATGCCGATCAATGCCGCAGCGGCATCAAATAATCTGCCCATGGAATGGCACTGTGGACAATTGATTTGTTTGTCCCAAGCCTGTTTAAGTATCACCAGTTCGGACTGTTCTTCGGAGTGAATCCAGCCAGCCTCCCACAATAATGCACGTGCGACTCGCCAGGGTTCACGACTGGCAGCATCTGCGCCCGGTAAACGAAACGGGCGTAGCGAAGCTATACGTTGCCACTGACCCGGTTGACCAACGAAGGTTTCGCTGCCCCACAATGTGCCATCTTCACCCAGTCCCAGCCCATCCCAACTAAAGATCAGCCAGTTTTTTTCGTGATGAAATTCGCCAGCAATGGCGCTGGCATGGGCGTGATGATGAAATACCTTCTGCTGCGGTAATGAAAAATGTTGCAGCAGCGTTTGATAGCCATAGCGGGGATGGGCATCGACGATGATTTTTTTAAATTGAATGTCGTGTAGGCGAGCCAGCTCATCAATGCTTTGATGCAGGGCTTCGATCGTGGCATAGCTATCCAGGTCACCAATGTGTTGGGACAATATGATGTGGTGACGATTCGCGAGGGCAAAGTTATTTTTTTGATGTGCTCCCAGTGCCAGCGTGGGTGTTGACACGCAGTGCTCAAGTGACAGATAGCCTGGACTGCTGCCCCGACCTAATCGTATCGGTCGTGGCTGCTGATCAATGCTCTGATAAACACTGTCATCGACGCGGTGCAGGATGGATAAATCATGGTGCAGAAAGCCATCAGCGATATTGCCGAATTGCTGTTCTACGTCGGTGCTGTCGATACAGCTTGGATTGTCAGTGATATTTGCCGAGGTCACAACCAGCGGTTGCTGAAGTTCACGGAGCAACAAATGATGCAGCGCGGTGGTTGGACGCATAACGCCAAGCGTATGCAGCCCTGGAGCGATACTCATCGGCAGGGTGGAGGAATCACTGCGTGCTGCTAACACGATGGGGGATGCGGCTGACCTGATTAATGCCGTATCTTCGGCGGTTAATGCCACTTGATTTTGTTGTTCGATGTCCAGCATAACCGCGAATGGTTTATGCGGTCTGTTTTTTTTCTGTCGAAGTCGCGCAATGCTGGCAGCCGCGCTGGCAAGGCATAATAGTTGGTAGGAACCCTGAGCTTTGATCGCCAGAATTTCTCCACGACGGAGTGTATCAACCGCCGCCTGCAGTGAGGCTGCGTTTCCTGATATTGCTTGATGTGAGTCGCTGTAGCGCAATGTGGGGCCACATGCCTCACAGCCAATGCCTTGAAAATGATATCTGCGATCGTTGATATCGTGGTATTCGATCTGGCATTTTTCACACAAAATAAATTTATGCAGTGAGGTGTTGCTACGATCTTGCGGCATTTTTTCCAAAATGCTGAAGCGGGGACCACAAGCGGTACAGCTGAGAAAAGGATAGCCATGACGCCGATTGGTGCCGTCATTCAACTCTTTGATGCAATCCGGACAGATGGCGCGATCGACAGTGATAAAAATTTCGCCGGGATGGTTGGGGGCGCTGTCGAGAATATCAAAACCGGTAAGTTTGGTGTGATCCAGTTCAGTAATGTCAGTGATGTGCACATCATCATATTGATTTAACATCTGCTGCAAGTCTGATGCAAAATCGCTGAGCTGCTGATCATTACCTTGCAGCAGCAGTTCCACGGAATGAACGGTGTTTTTTACCCAGCCCGCGAGTTGATGGCGTTTCGCCAATCTTGCCAGCGATGGCCGAAAACCGATTCCCTGACATTGCCCCGTCAGCTCATACCGTTGTGTGCGAAGCGTCATGAGATTGCTCGATGATGACGCACACCATTACGCCACCACAGCTGACATGCACCTTCATCAGAAACCATGCATGGCCCAATAGGGTTGGTAGGGGTACAGCCACGACCATACAATCGGCATTGGTCTGGATAGATTTTCCCCAAGACCACGTGATGACATTCGCAGCCTTTGGGCATGTCGTCATTGATGGATTCCAGCGACATGAACTGGCGAGCATCACGATGTTGATGTTGAGGCGCAAGCTGGTAACCGGAGTCCTTGATTTTGCCAATGCCGCGCCAGACCGAATCTTCCGCTGAAAAGTGGGTTTGCATCAGTTGCTGTGCAAATGCATTACCCGAGGATGTTGTCACGCCTTGATAACAGTTGCTCAAACGATAGTCGCCGTGCTGTATTTGTTGCAAAACATCATTGCAGGCGCGAATAAAACTGTGAATTTCAAATCCGGCGATAGCGCACGGCAACTTCTGTTGTTGTGCCAAAAACTGCCATTCGTCGATGCCGGTTATGACCGAAGTGTGGCCTGGAATAATGACGGCTTGAAAATAGGCTTTCTCATGTTGCAGCAGATGACGAACGATGGGGGAGGTTCTGCGGCCACTGAGAAGGAAAAAAAAATTGTCAGGCAACGGTTGTGACAATAGTGCGGCAATGGGCGCCATAGTGGTTTCAAAACCGGCAGCAAAGAAAATTATTTTTTTGGATGCGTGTTGTTGGGCAAGTGTAATAACCTCCATGGGGGAGGTGATAAATTGGACATCCGCGCCAAGTTCGCGTGCTTTTAGCAATGTTTTTGGCAGATGCTTGTTGCTGTTGATGGGGACGCGCAGCATGTCACCAAAGCAGACTACACGCATTCCTGGTTGTAAGCTGAGGGCGATTGCCGTGGCGATATCTTGTTCAGGGCAGACGCAAACCGGGCAGCCTGGACCGGCTATAAGTTCGATGTTGGCGGGTAACAGAGGTCGAAGTGCCGCCTGATTGATGGTTCGTTCGTGACCGCCACAGACATGAATAATTTTGACGTGCTGGTCCGCGGGTAGGGTGGTCTGCAATTGGTGCAGCAGAGATTTTATGTCAATGGGCGTTGACTTTGGCATGTCACGAGACAATGATGGGCAACTAATTTTTGCAGTCTATTATAGATCAGGTGACCCTGTCATGTTTGTGTTACATCCTACCTTAAAGCGCGACTGTTTTGTTGTTGGTCATTTTCCGCTTAGCGTGCTGTTACTAATGAACGACTCCAGTTTTCCCTGGTTTATTTTGGTTCCCGCGCGTGACAGCGTAACTGAAATTTACCAATTGAATCGGGAAGATCGTTTACAGTTGATGGAGGAGTCGTATCAGTTGAGCTTGGCCATGCAAACCTGCTTTCAGCCGGACAAATTGAACATTGCAGCGATAGGCAATATGGTGCCACAACTTCATATGCACCATGTCGCAAGATATAAAAACGATACGTGCTGGCCCAAACCCGTTTGGGGAAATTCGTCTGCCAAGCCTTACAGTGACTCGGAGTATGAGTTTTTGTTGGCCAGATTTTTACCGAAAGTACAGCAACTCGAGGGTTTTAACCTGGAAGGTTAGTTTGGATATTGTAATTTGACCATTTTGCTCGGATAAATTCTCGCATCCAACGGACTGGATTTATCAGGGCGTGTCAGTAAAATAGGCGGCTGAATACATATCCCTATATGTAGTGATGGATAGCAACGGATGTAGGCATGGCGAGCACAGCAAGAGATTATTTAAAACAGATTTTGGATAAGGATGTCGCCGATTACTACGCCAGTATTGGTTTGGGGGATGATGCAACGCTGTCTGAGGCGGATCGCCATACCCTGACGCTGGAGCAACTGCGTGAAGGGCGTATCGCCGCTGTTGATGCCGAGCTGGAGTTGGTGGTGGCCAATATTGAAGCCGCTCCGCCTGTCGATGCCGTCAAACCATTTGAATCCCGCCCCACTTCTTCGCCCCGTACGCCAGTAACTCAACCCACCAGTTCATCTTCGCCGGCGACAACTGCTGATTCGATTTCTGATCAAGAGCACATGTTGCCGCCCACCGTGTCCAAATTGCCCTTGGTGGCCGGGGTCATGCTGCTCGTGGTGGCGGTGGCCGGTTATCTGTTTTGGTCCACGCAGGGAGAGCAAATCTCTGCGCAG includes:
- the hypF gene encoding carbamoyltransferase HypF, translated to MTLRTQRYELTGQCQGIGFRPSLARLAKRHQLAGWVKNTVHSVELLLQGNDQQLSDFASDLQQMLNQYDDVHITDITELDHTKLTGFDILDSAPNHPGEIFITVDRAICPDCIKELNDGTNRRHGYPFLSCTACGPRFSILEKMPQDRSNTSLHKFILCEKCQIEYHDINDRRYHFQGIGCEACGPTLRYSDSHQAISGNAASLQAAVDTLRRGEILAIKAQGSYQLLCLASAAASIARLRQKKNRPHKPFAVMLDIEQQNQVALTAEDTALIRSAASPIVLAARSDSSTLPMSIAPGLHTLGVMRPTTALHHLLLRELQQPLVVTSANITDNPSCIDSTDVEQQFGNIADGFLHHDLSILHRVDDSVYQSIDQQPRPIRLGRGSSPGYLSLEHCVSTPTLALGAHQKNNFALANRHHIILSQHIGDLDSYATIEALHQSIDELARLHDIQFKKIIVDAHPRYGYQTLLQHFSLPQQKVFHHHAHASAIAGEFHHEKNWLIFSWDGLGLGEDGTLWGSETFVGQPGQWQRIASLRPFRLPGADAASREPWRVARALLWEAGWIHSEEQSELVILKQAWDKQINCPQCHSMGRLFDAAAALIGICSQASYESQAAMMLEAMCCDDNDVVPLPLYLHQGYWLIDWEPLLSVLQDQALMRCQRAAIFHNSLVEMALQQVQMFCQQYGDRAIGVCGGVFQNRRLSEMLINRLRQAGFRAYYPKKIPINDAGLAFGQIIEANAHDAR
- the hypE gene encoding hydrogenase expression/formation protein HypE; translation: MDKSSKLTHTTPGEFITLSQGNGGTHSQALIKNVIASALRQPPNLEMDAAPLPALTGPLYMSSDSYTVQPLFFPGGSIGSLAIHGTVNDLAVAGAKARALSLALIIEEGFPLADLRQILSDLSAVVEQTQVQILCGDTKVVPRGQGSGVYLNTTGIGEKILPQSLGMEHIRPGDVIVASGPIGDHGATVLMAREEFGLSSQLQSDCASVFPLVECLSELDGLRFMRDPTRGGLASVMYEIFQATHLGIVLQQNHIPLRMEVRSFCEILGLEPWHLACEGRVIAVIAAQQADALLKRWQMHPLGEMAEIIGEISAKTHPPLLQTPLGGQRILPPLEDDPMPRIC
- a CDS encoding CZB domain-containing protein; this encodes MDHVIYKQNAYRLIEAGPGSDEWEASSIDHNHCRLGKSYEDKKELYSKSHAFHDLEQPHAEFHQLVISVMEYLQRDGWSEDAAALEEINQIYRDIEAASKQVLDYLARVANESIK
- a CDS encoding HIT domain-containing protein; this encodes MFVLHPTLKRDCFVVGHFPLSVLLLMNDSSFPWFILVPARDSVTEIYQLNREDRLQLMEESYQLSLAMQTCFQPDKLNIAAIGNMVPQLHMHHVARYKNDTCWPKPVWGNSSAKPYSDSEYEFLLARFLPKVQQLEGFNLEG
- the hypD gene encoding hydrogenase formation protein HypD, which translates into the protein MPKSTPIDIKSLLHQLQTTLPADQHVKIIHVCGGHERTINQAALRPLLPANIELIAGPGCPVCVCPEQDIATAIALSLQPGMRVVCFGDMLRVPINSNKHLPKTLLKARELGADVQFITSPMEVITLAQQHASKKIIFFAAGFETTMAPIAALLSQPLPDNFFFLLSGRRTSPIVRHLLQHEKAYFQAVIIPGHTSVITGIDEWQFLAQQQKLPCAIAGFEIHSFIRACNDVLQQIQHGDYRLSNCYQGVTTSSGNAFAQQLMQTHFSAEDSVWRGIGKIKDSGYQLAPQHQHRDARQFMSLESINDDMPKGCECHHVVLGKIYPDQCRLYGRGCTPTNPIGPCMVSDEGACQLWWRNGVRHHRAIS